The Cottoperca gobio chromosome 8, fCotGob3.1, whole genome shotgun sequence genome contains the following window.
TGAAGAGTGAGTTAACTGAGAGTTCAGCTTTATTGCTACAAGTCACATGACCACACGCAGGGTCAGCTGACCCACGtcgtgtttttttcttttttcttgttgcATATACAATATGTGGTTAGAAACAATCATTTCAGAGCAGCTCAGTTACATTCATTAGTGAGGGTGTAGGGACAATCATTTTGGTTTTGTCAGCTAAAATCTAACATTTTGGATTCacccaaaaacatttttactattGAAAGCATTTTTAATGAACTACAATTCCCTTGATTCATTGCACTGAGCACGTTGTTGTAGTCCAGAGACGGTTCAGAAGGTGATGTTATAGACATAAACCGTAAATAAGGTTAGAGAGCATCTTTGAATAGTCTTTGATGCTGCTTCTTCTGTCCGGTCGCCTTAgagaacaatacaaataataacaataataattgttattattattataacatcaATGATAGTAATAATGATACTAATTATGAtattaattataacaataataataatagtaataatactaattatgataataataacactattaatgataataataataataataataataataataataataataataataataataataataataataataatacattcgTATAAGGCATAAGCTAATAATAACTGCCTCCACGCCACCAGAGGGAGGTGTTGTAAAGAGTTGTCTTTATAGTGGGTTACCAGTACTGGTTAGTCCTTCGAAATAGGacaaaatatttattgtcatacatttaaataattgattttcaAGTCATTAAAAAGAGTTGACCtcagataaataaatgtaatttattgtaaatgtattacaaaaaaaatagaatatgaAAATTCATAtgtaatttattaattaattccGCCACACTTCAGAATATGGCAATTTAACATGATTTTCTCTGCAAGAACTGCAGTCTAAATTTGTAGCATTATAATGACTGAATATTGTTGTATGGAGTGTATTAAGCATCATGGGAAGATGGATTATACAGTGTGCTTTATCTTAAACCATCAATTatcataaatgttattattgttgagAGGTTattttccaaaagaaaaacCGACTATTGGAAGGCGGACAATGGCTGAAATAGTAAGAAAGTACGAAATGATCAATATGAAAGagatgtaaataaatgaatatttgtaATGGACGGATAGATTTTAAAACTCTTATCCTGAAATTCCTGATAAAAAATACGGTGACTATTTCCGGCGGAACACGAGCGGTGTTTTGGTCCTCTCATGCTCATGGCTGCTCACGGTAATAACTTTATCCGCGTGCGCTTACACTTCGACTACCCGCCCCCGGCTGTTGTTGACTGCCGCATGTGCTGGCTGCTCGTGGACCTGAACACGTGTCGCGTGGTGGCGGATCTAGAGAGTCTGATCAGAGAGAAGTTTGAGTTCAGCCGCAGAAGCATCCTCAACCTGTTCATACAAGACTGCTACCTGCCGCACACAGAGAGCGTGCACGTGGTGCGCGATGATGACAGCCTCAGGTGCGCGTACTTCCCATGTCACTAATACCCATCATACTGTACCCATCATACTGTACCCGGCTGCAGCCTCTGCTGGGAGTTCTTGGTGTTTGTGTGGCAGCAGTTCTCAGTTCAGCTTTAACAGGCAAAACTGTTCCTTAAAACTTTaaggatgtatatatatattttatatataatgtttgacttttcctttttaaatacatgatTCTTGTTTTATCAGGGTGAAGGTGGACTGTCTGGCTCAGGTGAATGGGCACAGCAGCCGTCCAGATGCAGCAAGTGAAAAGtgcagaaagagacagagacccACAGAGGAGGATGGGCCAGGAGAAGATGGAGTGAGCGTggaatggaagaaaaaaaagaggaaaaacaagagtGAGGAGAGCCTGCAGAGGGATACCAAGCAGGCTTCAGGTGATGAGAGCAATACGAAGTCACAAAGAAAGCCaacagacaagaagaagaaaagaaagaaggcaGAGTTAACCCCCAAACCAGCTGCTTCTCCCAAAAAAAAACCAGCTAGTGTAGAGCAGCCAGTTAAAAGCGCCAAGAAGCCCCCAGTGGCAAAGGCAAAAACGCAGGATGTCTCTTCAGATTCCAGTTGCAGCAGCAGCGAGAACGATAAAGCTCCCAAAAAACCAGCTGCCAAAAAAACGTTACCCAAAATTCCCTCCTCCACCCCTGCTGCCTCCAAGACGCCTCCAACCACCAAACCCCCCCAGACTAAATCACACgctccttcatcatcatcttcagaAAGCACCTCCTCTGATGAGGCCCCCGCTGTAAAAAACCTGCCAAAAAACACCCATATAACCTCCACAACCCCTAAAGGTAGAATAAGTGACAACATCAAATCGCAGCAGGCTCTTCCTGCCCTGCAGTCCACAAACGGTGCGCAGAAGCAGGCTGCAAGCGCTGCGGTGCCGAATCACCATGACAACGTAGTTCCTTGTAACTCAGGTTGTGATGACGAGATCAAGCTGGTTATCCGCCGGCCAATGCAGCAGCCAGGCCTCGGGGGGGACAGCCAGTCGCCTTGGAGAGGCCGCGGCCGGGGACACGCCAGACGTGGGAGTCCTGGAGAGACAGGCAGGGGTGGAGGTCGAGGTAGAGGAGGCTTTACAGAGTTCAGCTATCATGGAGCCAAGGAGCCGTCCTGCCACACAGACTCACTGACCAACCTGTCAGTGATCCTCCAGGTCTGTCTGCACCTAATGTCTGATTCAGCTTCTGTACGATACTATCATCTGCATTTAAAAACCTTAGTTCAGTGTGCTAAGTTAGAGATCCtcagtgcgtgcgtgcgtgcgtgcgtgcgtgcgtgcgtgcgtgcgtgcgtgcgtgcg
Protein-coding sequences here:
- the coil gene encoding coilin; this translates as MLMAAHGNNFIRVRLHFDYPPPAVVDCRMCWLLVDLNTCRVVADLESLIREKFEFSRRSILNLFIQDCYLPHTESVHVVRDDDSLRVKVDCLAQVNGHSSRPDAASEKCRKRQRPTEEDGPGEDGVSVEWKKKKRKNKSEESLQRDTKQASGDESNTKSQRKPTDKKKKRKKAELTPKPAASPKKKPASVEQPVKSAKKPPVAKAKTQDVSSDSSCSSSENDKAPKKPAAKKTLPKIPSSTPAASKTPPTTKPPQTKSHAPSSSSSESTSSDEAPAVKNLPKNTHITSTTPKGRISDNIKSQQALPALQSTNGAQKQAASAAVPNHHDNVVPCNSGCDDEIKLVIRRPMQQPGLGGDSQSPWRGRGRGHARRGSPGETGRGGGRGRGGFTEFSYHGAKEPSCHTDSLTNLSVILQNGAEAAPRRDYSSMPLLAAPPQLGQLIAFKLLELTENYTPEVSEYKEGKIVSFDPTTKQIELELLNSFQAPVEPGKFDLVYQNADGSESVEYAVSRGSQVTERWDSLLEPRLII